Part of the Paludisphaera borealis genome, GCCGACTACCGCGAGGCGTATCGCCAGGCCGAAGGCGTGTTTCGGGCCGAGCCGGCGCTCAAGATGAGCTGGCTGCCGAACCAGATCGACGTCGGTCTGGTCGCCAATCCCGGCCGCGACCGCTCGAAGGAGCTTCGGAAACTGCTGGGCCTGGGGGAGGCCGAGAAGCTCGTCTACTTCTACATCGGCCGATACGGCCAGGACGACCTCGACTGGGAACGGCTCGGTTCGTACGCCCGGCGCGGGGTGCATTTCGTCGGCTATCACGCGGCCCCGGTGGGAACGCCGGCCAACCTGCATCTGGTGTCGGCGAGCGAATGGTCGGGGGGCGATCTGATCGCCTCGACCGACGCGGTCGTGGCCAAGGCCGGCTACGGCACGGTCAGCGAGGCGATGGCTCATGGCCGGCCGATCCTCTACCCGCCGCGCCAGGGATTCTCCGAATACCGGGCGCTCGACCGCGCCCTCCGCGCCTGGGGGGGCGGAGTACCTCTCTCGTCGCGCGACTTCGCCGGCATGCGGCTCGACCGGGCGCTCGATCGAGCCTTCCAGGTCGAGCCGCTGAAGTCCCCCTATCCGGTCGACGGCGCGGCGACGGTCGCCCGCCGACTGACCGAAGTCTGCCGGCCGGCCGGGACGCCCGCGCGACGAGCGGATTCGGCTTAGATTAAACGCCTTCGTGGGCGAGGTAGGCCTCGACCATCAGGACGCTCGGGCCGGCGCGGCGGATCACCGACAGCCGGGTCTCGGCACTGGAAACCTCTTCGAGCTGCTCGGAGAGGAACCACTGGAGGAAGTTGAGCGCGATATAGCTCTTCTCCTCGGTCGCCAGCGCCACCAGGTCGTAGATCTGCTTCGTCGTCTTGACCTCGGAATCGTAAGCGAGCTGGGCCGCGTCGACGGCCGAATCGAACCCGTTCTTGGGCTCGGCGATCGCCGGGATCTTCGCCGTTCCGCCGGCGTCGATCAGGAACTTCACGAACTTCATCGCGTGGTCGCGCTCTTCGTCCGACTGCTTGTAGTAGATCTTGGCCAGGCCGAAGAGCCCGTCCTGCTCGAAGTAAGTCGCGATGGCGAGGTACTGGTTGGCGTTGCCCAGCTCGTGTCCGATCTGGCGGTTGAACTCGGCGTTGATTTTCTCGCTGATTAGCATTGAGGCCCCTCCATCGGGCGATCGTGGTATCGTGGCTCTCAGTCGGAATGGGCGAATCCCATCCAAACTCCCTCTTTCTGGGACCAATTCGTCATCTTACCTGTGGGACCGATCCGGGGCGAGGGGAGAAACACATGAAGCTGGTCGTTCATCCGGCGGTCGACGCCGATCGCCTGGAGGCGCTGCGGTCGGCCGCCCCCGAGGCCGAGTGGATCAACGCGGTGTCGTCGTCGGAGGCGCAAGCCGCCATGCCGGGGGTCGACGGGTTCCTCGGCAAGATCACGCCGGCGATGCTCGCCCGGGCCGACCGGCTCCGCTGGGTGCAGTCGTTCACGGCGAGCCTGGAACATTATCTGTTCCCCGCCCTGGCCGCCCATCCGTGCGTGCTGACGAACACCCGGGGCCTGTTCGGCGACGTGATCGCCGACCAGGTGATGGGCTATGTGCTGTGCTTCGCCCGCAACCTGCATACATACGTCGAGCGGCGGATCGAGCGGCGGTACGAGCCCGAGGGGGGCGAGTCGGCCCGGGTCGACTTCGCGTCGGGGCCGGGCGTGGTCAACGCCATGGACCGGGCGACGATCTACCTGCCGCGCGCCACGATGGGCGTGATCGGCATGGGGGGCATCGGCTGCGAAGTCGCGCGGCGGGCGTTGGCCTTCGGCATGACCGTTCGGGGAGTCGACCGCTTCCCCGATCGGGTCTCGCCGCCGTCGGGCGTGGACCGGGTCGACGGCCTGAACGGGCTCGAAGACCTGCTGACCTGGAGCGATTTCGCGGTCATCGCCGCGCCGCACACGCCCGAGACTGAGGGGCTGTTCGACGCGAAGATTCTGGCGGCGCTTCGACCGTCGACCTATCTCATCAACGTCGGCCGGGGGGCGATCGTCGTGCTTGACGCCCTGGTTGCGGCCCTGCGCGCCGGCTCGCTCGCCGGCGCGGCGCTCGACGTCTACGAGGTCGAGCCGCTGCCCCCGGGGCACCCGCTGTGGAGCTTCCCCAACGTGATCCTCACCCCGCACACCGCCGGCTATTCCCCGGTCGTCGCCGAGCGGCACCGGGCCTTGCTCGTCGACAACGTCCGCCGGTTCGTTCGTAATGAGCCGCTTTTGAACGTGGTCGACAAGGCGCTCTGGTTTTGAGCCTGTCACAGGCCTACACTTAAAATAGGTAGGTATGTATCGATGGCCAGCGCCGCCCGGCGCGGCCGGCTCACGACTCAAGCTTCGGAGGGTGCCATGCGGAAGGCGTTCACTCTGATCGAGCTCCTGGTCGTCATCGCCATCATTGGAGTACTGATCGCCCTCCTGACGCCCGCCGTGCAATCGGCCCGCGCGGCGGCCCGACGGACCCATTGCATCAACAATCTCAAGCAGCTCGGTCTGGCGGCGGCGAGCTATCTCGGCGCTCACACCGTCTATCCCATGAGCGCCGTGGCGGGCGCCGGGCACGGGGTGAACCAGAGCTGCTTCGCGCTTTTGCTCCCCGAACTCGAGCAGCGGCAGATGTACAACTCGTACAACTTCCTGGTGGAGAACTACGCCCTCGTCAACAGCACGGTGGTCGGGACGAAGCTCTCGACGTTGCTCTGCCAGCAGAATCCCCTGGCGACCGATCTGAATCCGTCGGAGCTGGTCGTCAAATCGGACGGGACGAACTATCCGGCCGGGTCGGCGTTCGCCCGCAGCCATTACGCGGCCAATTGGGGAGGCAGCCGGACGATTCTCGGCAAGGATTTCGACCAGGCCAAGTCGTCGTACCGCGGGGTGATGGTGACCGTCCGGGTCATGACGCTGCGGGGGCCGACCACCTGCCTGCGCGCCCAGGACGTCCGCGACGGCATGTCGAACACGATCCTGTTCGGCGAGAAGCGCGACAGCCAGGGCTGGAACGTCGGCGGCTACGCCGGCAGCGAATTCGACGTCGCACCGTCGCCCTTGTCGGCCGACTCGCCCAGCAACCGGATGATCGTCACCGGATCGTACCACCCCGGCCAGGTCAACTTCGCCTTCTGCGACGGCTCGGTCAAGCCGATCCGCGACACCATCGACCGCCTCACCTGGTACGCCCTGATCACCCGAGACGGCCACGAGATCATCAAGAACGACTCGTACTGACGTCGCCGCCCGAAGTCGCTCTCCCCGCCTCGCCTCGTCTCAGGAGCAAGCGCGGTGGAAGACCGACGGCTCGACCGAGTTGATGGCGAAGAGTCGGTTGTGGAGCATCTGTTCGAAGATTTCGAGGTCGCCGAGGAACGTGTTGGCCGGCTGGCCGTCGCCGTTGGTGCTGACATGGTCGGGGTAGGACTGGAGCAAGGCCAGGCGGTCGGGCAGAGGGGGGTGGGCCGGGTCGCGGCCTCCGGTATTGGTGGTGAGGATGCGCATCCGCATGGCCGAGCGAATCTCGGCGGGCAGGCGGAACCAGAAGATGCGGAAGAACGCGTAGAGGTTGGTCTCGGCCGAGACCGGGTCGTAGTATTCGAGAACCTCGCGAAACAGCGGCTGAACCATCGCGACCTTGACCAGGGCCGAGGCCGCCGCGCCGCCGCCGGCGATCAGGGCCGCCAGGCGGTCGGCCCGCGCTTCCTGTCCCCAGGCGACGGGCTCGATCAGCCAAGAGGCCTCGTGCAGACAGTACCGCGCCCAGGCGCCGAGGGGGCCGTACAGGCGGTCGGCCCGATGCTCGACGGCCAGTTCGAGGCCTTGCACGAACCGGGCCAGCCGCGCTGCGCGGGTGGCGTCTCCGCAGGCCAGGTGCGCCAGCTCGTGGGCGAGGATCGCGCGCAGCTCGGCCTGCGTGAGAACGCGGAGTAACGGTAGACCGATCAAGAGAGCCTGCGACCGCCGCCAGGCGACCACGCCGCAGCACGGCAAGTACGTCAGCCGCACCTGGCCGGGAGGCTTGACCCCAAGCCGCCGCGACACCACGTCGATCGCCGCGAACAGCAAGGGGGCGTCCACCCGCGCGAGCACCGGCCCCAGGTCGGCGTCGGGGTCGTTCGTCTCGCTCCGGAACCAGACGCCCCCGAGGGTCTCGACGACGTCGGCCCAGCTCTCGACCTCGTTGCGGAGCCAGCCGCCGAGCACCGGCACGAAGCCGCCGAGGAGTAAAAAGACGATCGCGCCGACGAGGTTGACCGACCAGAACAGCTTTTCGAGGATCCACAACACCAGCGCCCGCCACACAAGCTTGAGCGAGCCGACGGGCGAGGGGGCGAGGGGCGGCGCCAGGTGCGACGGCCCGGGTTTTCGGGACGGCTCGGGCCGCACGCGCTCGACCCGGAAGACGCCGCGGCAGAGCGGGCACGTGAACCGCGAGGGCTCGTCCGCATCCACGACCGAATCGACCGGCTCCAGACCCGCCGCGCAGTCGGGACACTGCAATTCCCGCGAGACTCCCGCCTGAGCACGACCCATCGCCGGTCTCCGCGTACCCAACGGTTCATCCCCGGCCCGAATCGTTGTGAGGTCGAGCCTTCGAACCGTCACTGTATCTCCGATCGATTTCGGAGTTCAAGTGGCGACGCCCTGGCGACCGCGAGAACGAGGCTCGACGGCGACCTGAAATCGGACTCGATGCGAAAAAGAACGGGCGAGCCGTCCAGCCCGCCCGTCGCGTCGTCGACGCCGATCCTTCCCCGATGGGCGACGGCCTTGACGCTCGCCGCCCGCCGGGATCAGATCCAAGGATTCAGGACTTGGGCGCGTCGACGGCGTCCTTGGCCTTGTCCGCGGCGCTCTCGACGGCGTCCTTGGCTTTGTCGGCGGCGCTCTTGGCACCTTCCTCGACCTTGTCGGCGCCGGATTTCACGGCGTCGCTGGTCTTGCCCTTGAGCTCGTTGAGCTTCTCGCCGGCCTTCTCCTTGAGGTCCTTGAACTTGTCGCCGACCTTGTGCTCGACGTCCTTGATCTTCTCGCCGGCCTTTTCGACGGCGTTGCCGACCGTGGGGGCGACGTCGCTGATCTTCTCTCCAGCCTTGCCGATGACCTTGCCAGTCGCCTCGCCGGCCTTGTCGAGAGCATGGCCGGTGGCCGCGGCCGCGCCTTCGAGCTTGCCCCCCTCGCCGGCTTCCTTGACCTTGTCGCCCAGCTTGTGGCTGGCGCTTTCGACCTTGTCGCCGGCCTTCTGAAGGCCCTTGCCGGTCGAGTCCACGCCCGACTCAACCTGATCGCCGCTGCATCCCCAGGCGGCCAGGGCCATGGGCAAGGCAAGAAGTGACGCCAACCGTACATGCCGTTTCATAGACTGTGCTCCTGCTCCTGCTGAATCCCAGTTCACGCCGTTCCGCACCCGCTCGACGACAAGCCGCCGCGCGAAGGTTACGGAGAGTGTTCGCTTCTCACTGTATATTATAAGGGCTGCAAGGTGCGATTCGGTACGTCGCGCCGGCGATTCTTTTTAAGGGAAATCCCGTGAGGGGATTGACCTTGTGAGACAGTTGTCTTAGGATACGGTCTGTCAGCGCGGCCGAGAGCGCTTTTTGAATACCGCCTTGTCATTGAAAAGGCGTTGAGTTCGCTGCCGCGCAGGCACCTCCAGCTCGAACCCTTCTCGCCATTAGAGACGACTTCCGATGGCTAAACGCCCCCCCACCATACCCGACTCCGAACTCGACGTTCTCAAAGTCCTTTGGGAACGCGGCCAGGCCACGGTTCGCGAATCCTTGGAGACCCTCCGCGCGGCGGGCCGACAGTGGTCGTACGCCACCGTGGCGACCCTGCTCGACCGCCTCGAAACCAAGGGATTGGTTGATAGCGACCGTTCCGAACTCGCCTTCGTCTATCGCCCGACGATCAGCTCTCAGGAAGTCCGCCAGCGGCGCGTCAGCAGCTTGGTCGACAAGCTCTACCAGGGTGAGCCGGGGCTGCTCGTGCTTCATCTCCTCAAGTCGCACCCGCTCGACGCCAACCAGGCGATGGAAGTCCGCGACGTTCTCGATCAGATGTCCGCCGGCAAGCCTAAGAAGAAGAACGGCTGACCAGTCCGATCGGTCGCCGACCGACCTCCCCGTATCGACGGCCCAACGCTCTTTATTCGAGGACCGAAGCCCAATGGCCGTGACCGTCCTGGTCTGCCGTTGCGGCAAGCGGATCAGCGCCCACGGCGCGACGCCCGGGCGCGTCGGTAAATGTCCGGCGTGCGGGGCCGTTCTGCAGATTCCTCACGGTTCCGCCTCCACCCCGGAGCCCGAGCCGACCGTCCCTCGATCGGCCGACGCGCCCACGCCTTCCTCGGCGAGCCCGCTCGTCTATCACGTGATGGATGCGCCGGTCACGCGCACGCCGGATCGCGGCGTTCCACCCGATAACCAGTCGCGAAGCGCCGACGTCAAGCGCCGCAAGAACAAGAAGCCGGTCGGCCTGATCGAGCGGCTTGAGGAGTGGGAAGGGCTTGTTCGCCGGCCCGAGCCGTCGGAATCGGGCTTCTGGAACGGCCTCCTGTATCCGTTCTGGGACGCGAATGGGTTGGCCTTTCTCGTGATCTTCCCGATAATGTGGTGGTTGATCGCGCTGCCGACGTTCGAGTACCTGAGCGCCGTGGTCGGCGGCGAGACGGGGGCGATCGGTCCGCCGGTCAAGTTCCTGATCCCGTCGCTGATGGGTCTGATCATCGTCTCCGGCTACACCCTCGCGTATCTGAACCAAGTTTTCCTGTCGAGCGCGACGGGAGACGTACGACACCCGCGCTGGCCGGACCTGGATCTCTGGGAGCTCGTACGGACCGTCATCCGATGGGCCTGGGTTTTGCTGGCGGGGTTCTTGGTGGGTGGAGTGCCCGCCTGGATGTTGCTGAGTTCTTGCGAGGAGCCGCAAACCTTGGACTGGATCGCCTTCGGAGCCATGCTGGCGGCCGGCGCGTTCTACGCGCAGGTGTCGTTCGTGGCCTTGCTCCTGTTCGACGACCTGCTCGCGGCCAATCCGGTCACGGTCGGCCTGGCGGTCTGGCGGACGGGTCTGAGCTTCTTGCGCCCCTTCGCGTTCACGGTGGTCGCCGCGACGTTGGTCGGCGGGTTTCTCGTGATGATCCTGCACATCTCGAATCCGTTCCTGGCGATCGGGTCGTGGCTGATCTTCTGGGGCGTCGCGTTTTACGCAGCCCTGACGGCGATGCACCTGCTGGGACTCGAATATCATCGCAACGCACGCGCGCTGGACTGGTTTCGCGGGAGCGGTCGTTCCCCTTCTTGATGGACGCTTGACGGGCAAGGGCTGACCATGTCGCGACCAAAGCGTTGGTATGATCCGGGAGCCGGCGATTCGCTGCTTCTGGTGCAACATTCGAAGGACGACCACGAGTCGTACGCATCGCTGCGCTGGAAGCACCCCCGGACGAGCCCCGGGCTGCTCGAGTGCCTGTTGTATCCGCTCTCGGACGGCCCCGGGCTGGGGCTGATGGTGCTCTTTCCGCCGGTGCTCTGGCTGCTGTCGCTGCCGGTGTTCGACTTCATCGCCGTGCTTGAGCCGATGACCAAGAGCGACTGGGCGCTCGGGCTGGTGGTGGTGCCGGTGTTCATCCCGCTGCTGTTCAGCTTCGGGACGGTCGTCAGCTACCTGTTGATTTTCCTTGGGCGCATCCTGGTGGCCAGTGCGATGGGCGAGAACGACCATCCGCACTGGCCCGAGCTGTCGCCCGAGGACATTTCCGAGGGGATCGCCCGCTGGATCTGGGCGTTCTTGATGGGCACGGTCGTCGGCGGGCTGCCGGCGGTGGTGTTCTGGAACTACTTCGGCGCGATCGACTGGCCGACCCTCTCGGTGTTCGGCCTACTGCTGTTTTTAGGCGTCGGGTTCACGCAGATGGCCCTCGCCGCCTCGTTGATGCATGAAACGATCACCGCGGCCAACCCCGTCACGGTCGTCGCCGCGGTCCGTCGCATCGGCTGGGCGTACCTCCTGCCGTGCGCGGCAACCACCGTCGCCGTGCTGCTGACATGCCTCAGCGTTTACAGCCTGCTGTTTCGAATGCCCAAGATGTGGATGGAAGCCGTGGCTCTCTGGGCGTTCTGGGTGTTCTTCCTGTACACCGGAATGGTCCTCTTGCGGATGCTCGGCCTGACCTACCACGCCCACGCGATGGACCTCTACTGGTTCCGTCGCCGCCCTCGATGGGCCACCGGCGGCCGTCCGGGCCGGATCTACGCGAATTCCTGAGTGTCCTCGACGTTCGTCGGGTCGGCCGTCGTGGGGGACGCGGGCGCAAGCGATCAGACGCGCGTTCTCAGCGGGTCAGGCCCAACAGGACGATGGCGATGGTGAAGTAGAGCACCAGTCCCGTGGCGTCGACCAGGGTCGTGATGAACGGGGCGGAGATCACGGCGGGGTCGATCTTGAAGCGGCGGGCGGTGAGCGGCACGATCGCTCCGATCGTGTTGGCCCAAACGCAAATGCCGAAAAGCGAGAGCCCGAGGACGCTGGACACGCCCCATGGCTGACCGCGCCACAGATGGGCGTAGGCGATTCCGATCGTCCCCAGGATGAGGCCCAGGCAGACGCCCGTGAGCAATTCTCGCAGCAGGACGCGCCCCGATTTGTGCAACTTGATCTCGCCGAGCGCCAGCCCTCGGATCACCGTGCTGACGGTCTGGCTGCCCGCGTTGCCCCCCGTGCCGATCAAGAGAGGAACGAACAATGCGAGGTCGGGGTATCGTTTCGGCTCGGTGACCCATTGAAAGTATTCGAGCACGGGAAAGGTGAAGTTCTCGGCCAGGAACAAGAGCAACAGCCACTTGA contains:
- a CDS encoding ferritin — its product is MLISEKINAEFNRQIGHELGNANQYLAIATYFEQDGLFGLAKIYYKQSDEERDHAMKFVKFLIDAGGTAKIPAIAEPKNGFDSAVDAAQLAYDSEVKTTKQIYDLVALATEEKSYIALNFLQWFLSEQLEEVSSAETRLSVIRRAGPSVLMVEAYLAHEGV
- a CDS encoding D-2-hydroxyacid dehydrogenase, producing MKLVVHPAVDADRLEALRSAAPEAEWINAVSSSEAQAAMPGVDGFLGKITPAMLARADRLRWVQSFTASLEHYLFPALAAHPCVLTNTRGLFGDVIADQVMGYVLCFARNLHTYVERRIERRYEPEGGESARVDFASGPGVVNAMDRATIYLPRATMGVIGMGGIGCEVARRALAFGMTVRGVDRFPDRVSPPSGVDRVDGLNGLEDLLTWSDFAVIAAPHTPETEGLFDAKILAALRPSTYLINVGRGAIVVLDALVAALRAGSLAGAALDVYEVEPLPPGHPLWSFPNVILTPHTAGYSPVVAERHRALLVDNVRRFVRNEPLLNVVDKALWF
- a CDS encoding DUF1559 domain-containing protein — its product is MRKAFTLIELLVVIAIIGVLIALLTPAVQSARAAARRTHCINNLKQLGLAAASYLGAHTVYPMSAVAGAGHGVNQSCFALLLPELEQRQMYNSYNFLVENYALVNSTVVGTKLSTLLCQQNPLATDLNPSELVVKSDGTNYPAGSAFARSHYAANWGGSRTILGKDFDQAKSSYRGVMVTVRVMTLRGPTTCLRAQDVRDGMSNTILFGEKRDSQGWNVGGYAGSEFDVAPSPLSADSPSNRMIVTGSYHPGQVNFAFCDGSVKPIRDTIDRLTWYALITRDGHEIIKNDSY
- a CDS encoding M48 family metallopeptidase, yielding MGRAQAGVSRELQCPDCAAGLEPVDSVVDADEPSRFTCPLCRGVFRVERVRPEPSRKPGPSHLAPPLAPSPVGSLKLVWRALVLWILEKLFWSVNLVGAIVFLLLGGFVPVLGGWLRNEVESWADVVETLGGVWFRSETNDPDADLGPVLARVDAPLLFAAIDVVSRRLGVKPPGQVRLTYLPCCGVVAWRRSQALLIGLPLLRVLTQAELRAILAHELAHLACGDATRAARLARFVQGLELAVEHRADRLYGPLGAWARYCLHEASWLIEPVAWGQEARADRLAALIAGGGAAASALVKVAMVQPLFREVLEYYDPVSAETNLYAFFRIFWFRLPAEIRSAMRMRILTTNTGGRDPAHPPLPDRLALLQSYPDHVSTNGDGQPANTFLGDLEIFEQMLHNRLFAINSVEPSVFHRACS
- a CDS encoding BlaI/MecI/CopY family transcriptional regulator; this translates as MAKRPPTIPDSELDVLKVLWERGQATVRESLETLRAAGRQWSYATVATLLDRLETKGLVDSDRSELAFVYRPTISSQEVRQRRVSSLVDKLYQGEPGLLVLHLLKSHPLDANQAMEVRDVLDQMSAGKPKKKNG